The following are encoded together in the Girardinichthys multiradiatus isolate DD_20200921_A chromosome X, DD_fGirMul_XY1, whole genome shotgun sequence genome:
- the LOC124862611 gene encoding ras-related protein Rab-3C-like isoform X3 gives MASSDSRLHQPPSQKDAADQNFDYMFKLLIIGNSSVGKTSFLFRYADDSFTSAFVSTVGIDFKVKTVFRNNKRIKLQIWDTAGQERYRTITTAYYRGAMGFLLMYDITNQDSFGAVQDWATQIKTYSWDNAQVILIGNKCDLEDDRLIATEDGQRLSEELGFQFFEASAKDNINVKQVFERLVDVICDKMNETMETDTSLTTNHRNQSLKDSSESHGACSC, from the exons ATGGCATCAAGCGACTCACGGCTTCATCAGCCTCCCTCACAGAAAGATGCGGCTGACCAAAACTTCGACTACATGTTCAAGCTGCTGATCATCGGCAACAGCAGCGTGGGAAAAACCTCCTTCCTGTTCCGCTATGCCGACGACTCCTTCACCTCTGCGTTTGTCAGCACCGTGGGCATCGACTTTAAGGTCAAAACTGTCTTTCGTAACAACAAGCGGATCAAGTTGCAGATTTGG GACACAGCAGGACAGGAGCGCTACCGTACAATCACCACAGCCTACTACAGAGGAGCCATGGGCTTCCTGCTCATGTATGATATCACAAACCAGGATTCCTTTGGTGCAGTGCAGGACTG GGCAACACAAATCAAGACATACTCATGGGACAATGCTCAGGTGATCCTGATTGGTAACAAATGTGACCTCGAGGATGACAGGCTTATAGCTACAGAGGATGGCCAACGGCTGTCTGAAGAGCTCG GCTTTCAGTTCTTCGAGGCCAGTGCCAAGGACAACATCAACGTCAAGCAAGTGTTCGAGCGTCTTGTTGACGTCATCTGTGACAAGATGAATGAGACCATGGAAACAGACACCAGCCTTACAACCAACCACAGGAACCAGAGCCTTAAAGACTCTTCAGAAAGCCATGGTGCCTGTTCTTGCTGA
- the LOC124862611 gene encoding ras-related protein Rab-3D-like isoform X2: protein MQRLTALSFHPVIMLFCAMASSDSRLHQPPSQKDAADQNFDYMFKLLIIGNSSVGKTSFLFRYADDSFTSAFVSTVGIDFKVKTVFRNNKRIKLQIWDTAGQERYRTITTAYYRGAMGFLLMYDITNQDSFGAVQDWATQIKTYSWDNAQVILIGNKCDLEDDRLIATEDGQRLSEELGFQFFEASAKDNINVKQVFERLVDVICDKMNETMETDTSLTTNHRNQSLKDSSESHGACSC from the exons ATGGCATCAAGCGACTCACGGCTTCATCAGCCTCCCTCACAGAAAGATGCGGCTGACCAAAACTTCGACTACATGTTCAAGCTGCTGATCATCGGCAACAGCAGCGTGGGAAAAACCTCCTTCCTGTTCCGCTATGCCGACGACTCCTTCACCTCTGCGTTTGTCAGCACCGTGGGCATCGACTTTAAGGTCAAAACTGTCTTTCGTAACAACAAGCGGATCAAGTTGCAGATTTGG GACACAGCAGGACAGGAGCGCTACCGTACAATCACCACAGCCTACTACAGAGGAGCCATGGGCTTCCTGCTCATGTATGATATCACAAACCAGGATTCCTTTGGTGCAGTGCAGGACTG GGCAACACAAATCAAGACATACTCATGGGACAATGCTCAGGTGATCCTGATTGGTAACAAATGTGACCTCGAGGATGACAGGCTTATAGCTACAGAGGATGGCCAACGGCTGTCTGAAGAGCTCG GCTTTCAGTTCTTCGAGGCCAGTGCCAAGGACAACATCAACGTCAAGCAAGTGTTCGAGCGTCTTGTTGACGTCATCTGTGACAAGATGAATGAGACCATGGAAACAGACACCAGCCTTACAACCAACCACAGGAACCAGAGCCTTAAAGACTCTTCAGAAAGCCATGGTGCCTGTTCTTGCTGA